A stretch of DNA from Triticum dicoccoides isolate Atlit2015 ecotype Zavitan chromosome 2A, WEW_v2.0, whole genome shotgun sequence:
GCGCCGAAGAGGAGCACTCCGTGTAGCAATCTGTTGATTATTCTACTTGTTACTAGTTTCCTGAATATTGATTATTCTGGTGACGGCCATCACCACGAAATCTGTTGTCCTGTTACATTTTGCCCTGCTGGCCTCTAAAATCGTGTTTTGTTACCAATTTTCCTTGATTCAACCATGGAGGTTCACAGATGTCAGGTTTCTGAAGGTGGGTGCTGATGTAGACCTAGTGCTCTTTACTTGCCTCACTTGAGTCTATCACGTACGCCTCGTTAAACCCGTAAAGAACGAAACCCTTTTCTGTGAGATTGAACCATTTCACGTGAATTTTCTGTGAAGGAGGTTGAACCATTTCACGTGAATTTCCCGTGAAGGTAGGAAACAGCTAGCTAGTTGTCATGGTCGTGTACCGCCATGATGGATGTGGAGTGCCACAACATCTCTAAATGCATCCCCTACTCTGTCCCCAGTTGTCCGGGCAAACAGTACGGACATTGTTTGGATAGAAAAAGGCCATCCAGGGCCTCTCTTAAACGCGGCTCATACGTGTGGCCTTCTCCAAACCCAGCTCATGTGTGAGACAGATTTGAGGTTCTTGAACTATCCTTAAGGTCATTTTAGACATGTGGGTCCCTCCCTAAGGCTACCACTGCCATGGGCCACACTATGGAGGAGGCCTCTGGCGAAAGGCGTCCGTGGTCATAGGTTGCGTGGCTACTCGCGGGTTTCAGTCCAAGTAGTCGCCACCCTGCCGGATGTCTGAGACCTCGCCAAGACGCCATCGGCTCCAGACCATGAAGGAGAGCGACATGCATCGAGCATGTTGAAGAAGGGCATCGTCGCCTCGAAGTGCGTCAGGGAATCGAAAAGTGTGCCGCCAAGGTCGAAGCCCCGTGAGGACGGTCCATCGCAACCTGTTGGACATCGTCGCCAGGACAATGATGGCAGCAGTGGCTGCCCGAGAGTGTTCCAACTTCACCTCAACTTTGGGCATGCGTTCACAAGACGTTATGTTATGTTAAGGTTTAGTATATGTCCATGTTTAATTATGTTTGAACCATCTCCTATGTTTAATTTGAAAAATGTCCAATGTAATTTGAACTATGCGTGGTTTGTGATCATGTAAAACTGGCTCCGAAATGTCTTGAAAAATGGAGGACAAATGGGGGATGCGGCTGAGCACCTTGGTTTTGATGGACAAATGGGTGTTGTCCATGGACATGTTCGAAAATGTGCAAGGATACATGGAGGAGGGTTTTTCATGAACAACTTGGAGGTGCCACGAGTTTTTTGAGGAACTACTGCAGAACATGGCTTGGAGGTGCCATGAGTTGCTTTGGGTATGGGTTAAATGCAAACGAGTTATCAACGttgaggcctcttttggttcataggataggattatcgtaggaataggaaaattgtaggaaatgagatgacatgtaactcaaatcctatgagtaggaataggaaacgagatgtcatttggttcacaccaaaggaatttttccattgagtctaggctcatttttattttcctatgaaatgtggaggataggaaccaatcctatgtaggaataggaatccattcctatgaatcaaagggctctaaaggaaaaatcctataagaatcatATCCTCTAGAATTtctatgaaattcctccaaaccaaaggaggcctgagACATGAGCGGTGACACATCCATGGACCATGGTGTTGCCCCGTTGAAACTTGAAACATAGATCGATGACACGTTGGATGTTGTCGATTGGATTGAGGAAGGAGAACCAGCATAAGGTTGGATGGCTAAGAGGGTGGTTGTACCCTCAACCCACCAAGATAAAGCGTTTTACACATATGTGTCTTGTAAAGCCGCAATATTTTTTCAATGGAAGGCAACTTTTCTGTCGATAGCTAGACATTGTGATGACTTTGTGAATCTTAAGATCTGTCGGATCAGTCTTTCGAAGGTGTTTATAGGGGTAGGGTGTATGCATATATTTATAAAGGTGAGTGTATATAAACGTCTGCATACATATTGTGTTTCTAAAGAAGAAAAATTGCGTCGAGGAGGTCCACCATGTTCACGTTATCAATCGTACAATGGCAGAGCGTCGGCGGGATGAAACCAAGACCGGCCCCCCTTCCTAGAGGTTTTTGCCAAATAAGCTCATCTTTCTGCTAATTGCTGCACTAATCCTTCGACGTTTCTTAATCGCCAAAACCTTTTTTATGTCACGCACGCATTTGCCCTTTCCCCCCAAATTTCGGTTCACTCTCCGCCAGTGCAGCTGGATATGACTCAACCCGGCAATCCGACCCATGGGCGTCCGCGCCCATGGGCACCCGCCCGAATAGGTAGGATATGGGTCATCATCTTCACCCGTGGGTAAGCCCGATGAGTAACCCGATTTGGGTAGGGTATGGGTGTGAGTTCATGCCCGTGGGTTACCCATGGGTTGCCCGATTAATATTAATAAGTGTATATATATGTTTTATTTTACATGACTTGTGAACAATTTTGGTGAGATTTTTTTTGGACAACATGCACCCACGTTGCTTTGTTGTTGCTGTAGATAGACAGAAGCATGAAATAGCAAAAAGTATAGCTCCGCCGGCACCGCCTCCTAGCATACGTTGTCCGCATCCTGGTCATCCCCGTCGTGGTCAAACTCGGTATCGCCATGCCCTACCTAGGCAACAGTGTATGTACAATGTGCTCGCCTTGGTCGAGGTAGTGGGCTTCATGCTCGTCGTGGCCGGCGTCCTCGACCTGAGCTTGCGTGTGGCCGGCGTCCTGGACCCTGGCTTGTGCATGACCGGGGTCCTCCGAGTCTCCGAGCCTGTCCCCGCTTGACGTTGTTTCCTTTGCAGATATGTTAAATACCGAAGCACAGGTACATACTGTTGCCTTGTAAGCCTGGGACGCATATTAATCGGCAACAATCATTTCCTTCAAAGTTGCACAGATCCCTAGAGACTGAAGGGGGCGTACGTGATTTCGGTGGGGCGCGTCGCTAAGTGCTCCTAATCCGCTTCCGTGGAGCACTGCCTATATAAAGGAATAGAAGACACAGTATGCCACTAGAAATCCTTGGTGCGGAAATTCATGGGCCTCGCTAAGCAGGGTGCACAAATTAAATAATAAAAAATGCATTACGCTCGATGGGTAACCGATGGGTTCGGACGTGGGTCTAATTCCAAACCCATGGGTAGGTTCGTTGGTTTAGAAAGAACCCGATTAATAATAGGACATGGGTCTAATAAAGGCCTACCCGACCAACCCGACCCGATTGCCAGGTTGAGATATGACAATGAATTACGTTGGAGATACACACTCGGTCGGATGACATAAGAGTGTGGCTTTCCACGCTTATAACTCAGCGGCCTAACCAAATAGTCGGCTTTTATTTGGCTTATAAACTCAACTGTAACCGTTTTGTACGTGAGAGAAAAAACTCACCTCTAGCCATTGACTGCGTTCTATTGATCCCACGCCCTCCGTACCCCTAGTAATTCACAATATTTATGAGCGAAATACCTTCCAACATATAAGCGAGCCAAACACCCCGTTTTCCTCTACTCCGACTCACTCCCACCCACCGTGCATGAGATGGCATAGCGACGGCGGCGCCAGTTTTACCCGCCAGCCACCATCCTCACCTCATCCGTCGCCGACGACCGAAAACGCCGGCGCCCGCCCGACCAAGAATGATTGTTGTCATTATGACAGCTGGCATTTCTCGTTTCAGGGGATGgaatttccttttatttttttcctttccgaagggATTACGGTAGCCGGGCCGTCCCGAAGTCTAACACGGCAACACCCTGCATGGCCCAGTTACACCTACCTCAGTAGGACCCTTCCAAGTGAATTGGCTACCATAATGAGATAAACCTTAAAGCCTCTTTTTTCCGGTGTAATTTTATTTTTGGGAGTTGTGCTGTTAATTATGAAGCACATAGTCTAGTTTGATTTTCTTTTTCTAGAGGCCCTGATCGCCATGTTTGGTTTGGTCTGTTCCATGACCAAAGACGCATCCTACATCATGTGAAATATGATAAATACAATTGTGTTTTACCCTAAAAAAAGCGAATTGGCTACAACCCCTAAAAAAGCCATTTGGCTACAATCCTTCGGAAAAAAGGGCAATTGGCTACAAACTGGTAGGCAGATTATAAGTAAAAGAAAAGTTAAACGCTAAGAAGGTCAAACCGACGAACTACGTGGGCGCGTGACAATCGGTTTAACAAGTCCGGATCATCACCAGTGCAGAAACAAACAAACAACCCGTCGACTAAACAAACAGAAACGAGCAAACGGGATTCCTCCACAGTCCACGCGGCGTCGTGAACCGGACGAACCGCCCAGCCGACGGACGCGCCGACCTCCTCCGATCCACACGGCACGCCAGCGTGGCCCAGCCCAACAGCCAGTCGGCCCGCAAAATCCGGGTCATACCGGCCCCCATACGTACGTACGTACGCGCGCACGTGTAGCAATACGCAACAACTACGCCACCGAGCCCGTGCCGCTCTCGGCTGGCTCCTCCCGGTGAAGGCCGCTGCCGCGCGCACCGCACAACCACCTCCCCCATATATAGCGCCCGCCCCGATCGTCCTAAGCTTCGCCCGCCTCCCGCCCGCCTTCCGCATGCCCCCGAACCCGACGCCGCAGCGCCgcgcgcagcagcagcagcaccaccaccgCCCCGTCACCGCCGGCGGCGGCAGGAGCCAGGACGCGGCCATGTCGGCTTCGGCGTGCGACGAGGAGGCGTTCCAGGAGGTGGACCCGACGGGGCGGTTCGGGCGGTACGCGGCCGTGCTGGGGCTGGGCTCCGTGAAGAAGGTGTACCGCGGGTTCGACCAGGAGGAGGGCATCGAGGTGGCGTGGAACCGGGTGCGCCTGCGCGCGCTGGCGGAGCGTGACCCCTCCATGGTCGACCGCCTCCACGCCGAGGTGCGCCTCCTCCGCTCCCTCCACCACGACCACATCATCGGCTTCCACAAGGTCTGGCTCGACCGCGACGCCGGCGTGCTCAACTTCATCACCGAGGTCTGCAACTCGGGCAGCCTCCGCGAGTACCGCGACCGCCACAAGCACGTCTCCCTCAAGGCGCTCAAGAAGTGGGCGCGCCAGATCCTTGAGGGCCTCGACCACCTCCACACCCACGACCCCTGCATCATCCACCGCGACCTTAACTGCAGCAACGTCTTCATCAACGGCAACACCGGCCAGGTAACTGCGCCCATCAATCAATCAATCTCGATCGGTCGCCTGGCTGCTAATTGCTGCCTCTCCCCGCACAGTTCTTCAATTGTTGAACGATTAAATATCTGCAATCTCCCAAATTTTATATTTAGAACTGCGTTATGCTAGACTCTCTCGCCTTCTCGCGCACGACGCCGTTTCgcataatttaatttagtttaatcgTTTCTAAAAAGAATTTAATTTAATCTTGTTTTAATTAGATTGGAATACTCCTAAATACTGCATGTATTCGGTTTTAATTAGATTCTGTATTGGGGATAAACATAATGTTTACTTACTACTTTCTCAATACTATCGTAGTTTTGTACCTAAACAGGCAATTTGGTGTAGGAAAGTAGCACACGATGTAGTTTTGTGCTAAACATAATTTTTACTTTTTTTGCATGGAAACATAATTTTTACTTGCTACTAATACCTCAATACTATCTTAGTTTTTTTTTCTGCCTAAATAGGCAATTTGGGGTAGAACAGCAGCACAAAGATGTAGTTTAATGCCTGCTGATCTGAACACCGACCCGTGCATTAGGCCGGCGATTAATCCGCGGACGGGCGCTTTTCCCACCTTTTGCGCTTCTTTTCTGTGACGACCTAGCTGTAGTGTAGACCTCTGTAGCTCTCCGTGTCTCTGAAAGCATCGCGAGAGCTGGACCTACTAGGAGGATATATGCCTGCGTGAGCTGCACCTAGCTTTCGAGTAAAAGAGAAACACAACTGATGCACGCTGAGACGCACTTTGTTTTTGCTTTCAAACATACATAGCTGAGTCGCACTCCAATCTCTTACGCTAACTTGTTCAGTTGCTTGCTGCACCTGCATGCATCTACGATTCTGCCCCGATCGAGCACTGGCTGTTAGCCGTTGCTTTCATGAATCACGAGCCTGTTGGACTGACGGCTCCGGGgattggtggtgcaggtgaagatcggcGACCTCGGGCTGGCGGCGATCGTGGACAAGGACCACACGGCGCACACGATCCTGGGCACGCCCGAGTTCATGGCGCCGGAGCTCTACTCGGAGACGTACACGGAGTCGGTGGACATCTACTCGTACGGGATGTGCGTGCTGGAGATGGTGACGCGGGAGATGCCCTACGGCGAGTGCGAGAGCGTGGTGCAGATCTACCACAGCGTCACCAACGGCGTGCCCCCCGCCGCGCTCCGCCGCCTCAGGGACCCGGAGATGCGGGCCTTCATCCAGCGCTGCATCGGCAAGCCACGCAACCGCCCCTCCGCCGCCGACCTCCTGCGGGACCCTTTCTTCCACGGCATCGACGACGACACCACCGGCACGCTCAGCTAGCAGCTAGCCCCCGGTCGCGAGGGTGGATCGGATAATGTAGCAGTGTTAACTTGTCCACCTTGTTGTTAGTGGTTAGCTAGTAGTAGAAGCACGACGCTGAGTCCAAATGCTTGTTTGATTTGTGCTCCAGCAAGCAAGCGAGCGAGCAAAATGTGTAAAGATTATGATGGTCTCGACGGAATTCGCCTGGGCCAGTCTGTATTCTTATTGTTGCATTCCAGTAGTATTACATTGATAAGGCATCATGGGCTCGTGCCAATTAATAACTGTTCACCTGAATACAAATCAGGACTGAGCCAGCGTGTTCTCTGCAGAACCTTGACGCATTTTGTTTCTATTTTTACCGAGACGGAAGATGCCGACActaaatgctactccctccgttcggaaatacttgtcatcaaaatggatgaaaggggatgcatctagacatattttagttctagatacacctttttctatccattttgatgacaagtattttcggacggagggagtacctatttGCTATGAGGATCTCAAGTTCTCAACGAAGCAACCGGCTAGCCCCTGAGCCAAGGAGTACATGTTTCTGAAATAAGCAATCAAATGCTTGCACCCAACTTGTTCATATTTCTCGTTTAAAAAGAAAAAACTTGTTCAGATTGCATCTATCCACTCCACCGTCCAACTTTTGCACTGGGACTTCACGCAAGATGAGACGCTGTGCATGGCTACAAGTGGAGTACAGTTATCGTGTAGACTCGTTGAAGAACCGGCTTCTGGGGAAAACACACACCTGGATGATTACCGAAATCAGCTGGAGACGTCTGGAAAGAAAATAAGCTGGACGTAGACGGGAGACCCAACTGATACACTGGATATGGGCATTTTTTGGGTTCCTTAGCGTGGGGAGCATGACGAATCGATGGACAACTCACACCCTGCATTGCGCACAGGCTGTCCGGCGACCTCAAGCGTCCAAGGCCACAGAAATAAATATGGGTGGTGGATGATGGGGCATCGGCGTCGTAACAGCTGGGCATTTAGCCAAGCGCAACCTTGCTGTTCGAACCACGTCTCCCACATACTCCCCCCGTCACAAAATTCGTACATCAGAGGGAGTATGTCTTGGGGGTGAACCTCAGTTCGTTTCTGCATCATAGCTTTGATGTGACCAATTTCCCGTTGTCTTTTTTGAAACGCTGACAAtctgttagagcatctacagcaggATATGTTAAATATGACCCCTCAAACATATGCAGACGTATGCTCGGACGCGTTCGCCGGCAGTGATCGAGCATGCCTCAAATTTCACTAGTTGCATTACTAAATTCTTAAATTCATACAGAGACATGCAAATGAAATAAACCTACATACTATATCGATCACCTAGCTACTCATCGTCGCAGATGTCGACGGTCTCCGTGCCCGGCTCCGGCAGCATGGACGACAGCTACAGCTCCGGCGCCTCCGGCTGCTCCGCTCCGGTCTCCTTCTCCTCTATCTTCGCATCGAGTTTGGCGAAGAGCGTGTCGGACGCCGCCTGCTCTTGCCGGAGGAACGCCGGTTGGCCTCCACGtaggcctcatcctggatggactccaggaCGGCCTGCTACTCCGCCATCTCCTCTGATTGGGCGACGGCGAACTCCGTCTTCGCCTTCTCCATGTTGAAGCCCGACAGCTCCGGCTCCGACTGCTCTGCCTCCCGCACCTCCATCGAAGCCAGCTCCTCTTCCCCCGCTCTttctcctcctccggctccggcgagtCCAGAGGCAGCCGGCAGCAATGCGGGCAACGCGCGCGACATGTCTCGCCCGGATCTCCTGCTGGATCTCTTAGCGGCGCTCCGGCGTGAGCATTGCGTAGTAGGTGATCTTCCTTCAGACCATGACGGTCCGCCGGAGCGTGGGCGGAACGTCGGAgcgggagagggaggaggtggatgcGCTCGGACTAGTGGTGCGGAGAGGGGGAAGGTGAATGGGCTAGGGTTGCGGGACGCCGACCGGGTTAAATAGGCAAATTTTGTTTCGGGCGGTGAGCCGGAGAGGCACCACGTGGTATTCACACCGCGGCGACGGAGGAGGAATCCGTCGGACCGTCGGGTTTCCGGGCGAGTCTGCGTGGGAACCCTTCGTTAGCCCTACGTGACGGACGTGCCCGGGAGCCCCTATATCCACCCCaggtttgggctggatatgaggggtgccagtcAGCCCGGATGTTTGAGGCTTGTTTAAGGATCCTGTCCGAGTCAAAAAATCATGATCGGTCAGTAACCGGGCGGCCCATCCGGAAACCCGGCGGTCCGGGAGCCCCCATATCCGCCTCAGATTTGggctgacactagtagaaaacagggctttggtccaggccgggtcaggccattagtcccggttcaatccagaaccgggaccaatgcccccattggtcccggttcgtgagcccagggggccggccgggccacgtgggccattggtcccggttcatctggaccttttggtcccggttggtgggatgaaccgggaccaatgggcctcgctcctggcccacaaccattggtcccggttcgtgcctcaaaccgggactaaagattagacctttaNNNNNNNNNNNNNNNNNNNNNNNNNNNNNNNNNNNNNNNNNNNNNNNNNNNNNNNNNNNNNNNNNNNNNNNNNNNNNNNNNNNNNNNNNNNNNNNNNNNNNNNNNNNNNNNNNNNNNNNNNNNNNNNNNNNNNNNNNNNNNNNNNNNNNNNNNNNNNNNNNNNNNNNNNNNNNNNNNNNNNNNNNNNNNNNNNNNNNNNNNNNNNNNNNNNNNNNNNNNNNNNNNNNNNNNNNNNNNNNNNNNNNNNNNNNNNNNNNNNNNNNNNNNNNNNNNNNNNNNNNNNNNNNNNNNNNNNNNNNNNNNNNNNNNNNNNNNNNNNNNNNNNNNNNNNNNNNNNNNNNNNNNNNNNNNNNNNNNNNNNNNNNNNNNNNNNNNNNNNNNNNNNNNNNNNNNNNNNNNNNNNNNNNNNNNNNNNNNNNNNNNNNNNNNtttaaaaaataaaagaaaataagtttcccatgtga
This window harbors:
- the LOC119354001 gene encoding probable serine/threonine-protein kinase WNK5, whose protein sequence is MPPNPTPQRRAQQQQHHHRPVTAGGGRSQDAAMSASACDEEAFQEVDPTGRFGRYAAVLGLGSVKKVYRGFDQEEGIEVAWNRVRLRALAERDPSMVDRLHAEVRLLRSLHHDHIIGFHKVWLDRDAGVLNFITEVCNSGSLREYRDRHKHVSLKALKKWARQILEGLDHLHTHDPCIIHRDLNCSNVFINGNTGQVKIGDLGLAAIVDKDHTAHTILGTPEFMAPELYSETYTESVDIYSYGMCVLEMVTREMPYGECESVVQIYHSVTNGVPPAALRRLRDPEMRAFIQRCIGKPRNRPSAADLLRDPFFHGIDDDTTGTLS